In one Thermodesulfobium acidiphilum genomic region, the following are encoded:
- a CDS encoding ABC transporter ATP-binding protein/permease, with the protein MKQFNKEFLKDTWELIKPYWQSEEKKIAWFLLIIIIFLNLFLVFINVLINLWYNEFYNALQDLNAKAFWIAIIQFCVLAFLYIIAAVYSLYLNQMLQIKWRKWLTDRFLKKWLNKKIYYHLQVFNNSTDNPDQRISEDLNLFVSQTLSLSLGLLSSVVTLASFVGILWTISGSISFEIFGNEIIIPGYMVWAAILYAILGTWITAAIGKPLINLNFKQQMYEANFRFNMVRIRENSESVALYGGEKNEHKHLMVNFFDVFENYWKIMVRQKMLGWFTSGYNQIAIIFPILVASPRFFAREIQLGALMQIAQAFGQVQSSLSYIVNSYPSLANWHAVADRLRTFEHNISFIEDLQQKNNRIIIKESENLMVENLSIFLPDNKTPLINQLNLSLNKSERLLVVGSSGIGKSTLIRTLAGLWPFGEGKIFLPPKEKLLFLPQKPYLPIGSLKDVLIYPNGDPDVSDDEIKDLLISLNLKHLVNHISEVNMWSQILSLGEQQYLAFGRILLQRPEWIFMDEATSALDEKSERILYFRLKDELSNSAVISVGHRSSLLSYHEKKLIILGEGKWSIDRIGYVNLEKSLINE; encoded by the coding sequence ATGAAGCAATTTAACAAAGAGTTTCTTAAAGATACATGGGAACTAATTAAACCATACTGGCAATCAGAAGAAAAAAAGATTGCGTGGTTTCTTTTAATAATAATAATCTTTTTAAATCTATTTTTAGTTTTTATAAACGTTCTTATAAATCTTTGGTACAACGAATTTTATAATGCTCTCCAGGATTTAAACGCCAAAGCTTTTTGGATAGCTATTATCCAATTTTGTGTTTTGGCCTTCCTTTACATTATAGCTGCAGTATATTCTTTGTATCTAAATCAGATGCTTCAGATTAAGTGGAGAAAGTGGCTTACTGATAGGTTTTTAAAAAAATGGTTGAATAAAAAGATATATTATCATCTTCAAGTTTTTAACAATTCTACCGACAATCCAGATCAACGTATTAGTGAAGATCTAAATTTATTTGTCTCTCAAACATTAAGTTTGTCCTTGGGGTTACTTAGTTCTGTTGTAACTCTTGCGTCATTTGTTGGGATATTGTGGACAATATCTGGATCAATCTCTTTTGAAATTTTTGGGAATGAAATTATTATACCTGGTTATATGGTTTGGGCAGCTATTTTATATGCTATTTTAGGCACATGGATAACTGCAGCAATCGGGAAGCCTTTAATAAATTTGAATTTTAAGCAACAAATGTATGAAGCGAATTTTAGATTCAATATGGTTCGCATTCGTGAGAACAGCGAGAGCGTAGCGCTTTATGGTGGAGAAAAAAATGAACATAAACACCTTATGGTAAACTTTTTTGATGTATTTGAAAACTATTGGAAAATAATGGTTAGGCAAAAAATGCTTGGATGGTTTACTTCCGGATATAATCAAATAGCGATAATCTTTCCTATACTTGTAGCATCTCCCAGATTTTTTGCTAGGGAAATTCAATTGGGTGCTCTTATGCAAATTGCACAAGCATTTGGACAGGTTCAGTCTTCTTTGTCTTACATAGTAAACAGTTATCCATCTCTTGCTAACTGGCATGCAGTTGCCGATAGGCTAAGAACATTTGAACACAATATTAGCTTTATCGAAGATCTTCAACAAAAAAATAACAGAATAATAATTAAAGAATCTGAAAATCTGATGGTAGAAAACCTTTCTATATTTTTACCTGATAACAAAACTCCGTTAATAAATCAATTAAATTTGTCATTAAATAAATCTGAAAGACTCCTTGTAGTTGGTAGTTCTGGTATAGGGAAAAGCACATTAATAAGAACTTTAGCTGGATTGTGGCCATTTGGAGAAGGCAAAATTTTTCTTCCACCAAAAGAAAAACTCCTTTTTCTCCCGCAAAAACCGTATTTGCCTATAGGTTCTTTAAAGGATGTTTTAATATATCCCAATGGCGATCCGGATGTTAGCGATGATGAAATAAAGGATTTGCTTATAAGCCTAAATCTAAAGCATTTGGTAAATCATATATCAGAAGTTAATATGTGGTCACAGATTCTTTCACTTGGTGAACAACAGTATCTTGCATTTGGAAGAATTTTATTACAAAGACCTGAATGGATTTTTATGGATGAAGCTACAAGTGCTCTTGATGAGAAATCTGAGAGGATACTGTATTTTAGGCTAAAGGATGAGCTATCCAATAGTGCTGTTATTAGCGTGGGACATAGATCAAGTTTACTATCATATCATGAAAAGAAGTTAATAATCCTGGGCGAAGGTAAATGGAGTATTGATAGAATAGGTTATGTAAATTTGGAAAAATCTCTTATAAACGAATAA
- the tcuA gene encoding FAD-dependent tricarballylate dehydrogenase TcuA: MDYDVIVVGGGNAGLCAAMSATENGAMVLLLERSPIFYRGGNSRHTRDIRYAHDKPNSYTVGSYTVENFYNDILEVTKGETNKELAKFCVEKSQDIIFWMQNHGCKFQPIIKGALHLANSVAFFSGGGKSMINNYYHYCQKVGVKVIYDAFVVDLKFKNKKFYSVVVNYKHSLHEITAKSLVLACGGFQSNIEQLKEIWGDPAKNLIIRGTPYDEGNIFQILVENNAMPIGDPKNAHMLALDARAPKFDGGIVTRLDCIPFGIVVNKNAERFYDEGENIWPKRYAIWGHILINQPDQIGYVIFDSKVVNLFMPSAFPALKADSLKELSKKVNLDSENLIKTIENYNNHLSLGEFDPSILDSCKTVDLEPPKSHWALPIDKPPFYAYPLRPGITFTYLSVKVNRNAQVLTNNEEPFENVFAAGEIMSGNILSKGYMAGTGLTIGTVFGITAGREAANVR, encoded by the coding sequence ATGGACTACGACGTTATAGTAGTTGGAGGCGGAAATGCAGGCCTTTGTGCTGCAATGAGTGCTACAGAAAACGGCGCAATGGTATTGCTATTGGAAAGATCCCCAATATTTTACAGAGGGGGGAATAGCCGTCATACCAGAGATATCAGATATGCTCACGATAAACCAAACTCATACACCGTTGGCTCATACACAGTAGAAAACTTCTACAATGATATACTCGAAGTAACAAAGGGCGAGACGAATAAAGAATTGGCTAAATTTTGTGTAGAGAAATCCCAAGACATCATCTTCTGGATGCAAAATCACGGGTGTAAATTTCAGCCTATCATAAAAGGCGCTCTGCACTTAGCTAACAGCGTGGCATTTTTCTCTGGCGGTGGCAAGTCTATGATTAATAACTACTATCACTATTGCCAAAAAGTTGGTGTGAAAGTTATTTATGATGCATTTGTAGTTGATTTGAAGTTCAAAAACAAAAAATTTTACTCAGTCGTAGTCAACTACAAACATAGCCTTCATGAAATAACCGCTAAAAGCTTAGTCCTCGCATGTGGTGGCTTTCAGAGCAATATTGAACAATTGAAAGAAATTTGGGGAGATCCAGCAAAAAATCTAATAATCAGAGGAACTCCATACGATGAAGGAAACATATTCCAAATTTTAGTAGAAAATAATGCAATGCCTATTGGAGATCCAAAAAATGCCCATATGTTGGCATTAGACGCAAGAGCACCAAAATTTGATGGTGGCATAGTAACCAGGTTAGACTGCATACCTTTTGGCATAGTTGTAAACAAGAATGCTGAAAGATTTTACGATGAAGGAGAAAATATATGGCCCAAGAGATATGCAATTTGGGGGCATATATTAATCAACCAACCTGATCAGATAGGATATGTAATTTTTGATTCTAAGGTAGTAAATCTTTTTATGCCGTCCGCTTTTCCTGCGCTCAAAGCCGATTCTTTAAAAGAGCTCTCCAAAAAGGTTAACCTTGATTCTGAAAATTTAATAAAAACCATAGAAAATTACAACAATCATTTGTCTTTAGGAGAATTCGATCCATCTATCTTAGACAGTTGTAAAACTGTTGATTTAGAACCTCCCAAGAGTCATTGGGCGCTGCCTATCGATAAGCCACCATTTTATGCCTATCCGCTAAGACCTGGCATTACTTTTACTTACTTATCAGTTAAAGTAAACAGAAATGCGCAGGTTTTGACAAACAATGAGGAACCTTTCGAAAATGTTTTCGCTGCTGGAGAGATTATGTCTGGGAACATATTGAGCAAGGGATATATGGCAGGAACAGGTTTGACTATTGGTACTGTTTTTGGTATTACGGCTGGGAGAGAGGCTGCAAATGTTCGATAA
- a CDS encoding serine dehydratase subunit alpha family protein, with product MNKTENILQILKNSVKPALGCTEPGAVAYAVSRAKEILGEKVSKLRVFVDKNILKNGMFVIIPGTNEKGILFAAALSLVCGKSEYGLEALKDVSNLDIDKAREIVKSGLINLELKKAIEGLFIKVEAQGKLHKSTVVLRGNHDNIVFESKDDIVIKSILSDYESSSNNSDFKRIKDLSIAELIDFSKNVEKEKIEFINYGIEMNKKIAYAGLQGNVGVGIGKFLRSKVNDIESLAVALTVSASEARMSGYPLPVMSSAGSGNHGLVAIIPIAIIGEKSGFNKEEVIRAVTLSHLLTLYVKSYTGLLSPLCGCGIAAGVGCSSGLTFLREKDNKKIENSIKNVIAGLSGMICDGAKIGCAYKLYLSSISAIEASNMALNKIVIPSDNGILSESAQECIKNLGKISVEGMKYTDDTILDIITKKTVFKFKNLKSC from the coding sequence ATGAATAAAACAGAGAACATTTTGCAAATTTTAAAAAATTCTGTGAAGCCTGCTTTGGGTTGTACAGAACCCGGAGCAGTTGCATATGCAGTTTCAAGGGCGAAGGAAATACTTGGAGAAAAGGTTTCTAAATTAAGAGTTTTTGTTGATAAAAATATTTTAAAAAATGGCATGTTTGTAATTATTCCTGGCACTAATGAAAAAGGCATATTATTTGCTGCTGCTCTATCTTTGGTTTGCGGCAAATCTGAATATGGCTTAGAGGCTTTAAAAGATGTTAGTAATTTAGATATAGATAAGGCTAGAGAGATTGTAAAAAGTGGTCTAATTAATTTAGAGCTCAAAAAAGCAATTGAAGGATTATTTATAAAAGTTGAAGCTCAAGGAAAATTACATAAATCGACAGTAGTGTTAAGAGGTAACCATGACAATATTGTTTTTGAAAGTAAGGACGATATTGTTATTAAGTCAATTTTATCTGATTACGAAAGTTCTTCTAATAATAGCGATTTTAAAAGGATAAAGGATCTTTCTATCGCTGAATTGATAGATTTTTCAAAAAATGTTGAAAAAGAAAAAATTGAATTTATAAACTATGGAATAGAGATGAACAAAAAAATAGCATACGCAGGGCTTCAGGGGAATGTTGGAGTTGGTATAGGAAAATTCTTAAGATCGAAAGTTAATGACATTGAATCTTTGGCTGTAGCTTTGACAGTGTCGGCATCAGAAGCAAGAATGTCCGGGTATCCTCTACCTGTTATGAGTAGTGCTGGTTCAGGAAATCACGGTCTGGTAGCGATAATACCTATAGCAATCATTGGCGAGAAAAGTGGATTTAATAAAGAAGAAGTTATCAGAGCTGTGACATTAAGTCATTTGCTTACTTTATATGTAAAATCTTATACAGGTTTACTCTCTCCTTTGTGTGGTTGTGGAATAGCTGCAGGCGTGGGCTGCAGTTCAGGACTTACCTTTTTAAGAGAGAAGGACAATAAAAAAATTGAAAACTCAATAAAAAATGTTATAGCAGGTTTGTCAGGAATGATATGTGATGGTGCTAAGATTGGTTGTGCGTATAAGCTGTATCTTTCTTCAATATCTGCTATTGAAGCTTCGAACATGGCTTTAAACAAAATTGTAATACCATCTGATAATGGAATTTTGTCGGAAAGTGCCCAGGAATGTATAAAAAATCTTGGTAAAATCTCTGTTGAGGGGATGAAATATACCGATGACACAATACTAGATATAATAACAAAGAAGACAGTATTCAAGTTTAAAAATTTGAAATCTTGTTAA
- a CDS encoding MFS transporter, whose amino-acid sequence MGEDKVKLEEKNSKSSIAARLERLPMGSFHWNFLWMITAGEWFDTLILLGLGILVALIGIGFGYPSGKGPIILISYAFFGMLFGAIILGRLADIFGRRTMYFFNLLIFGIPLIVAAFLDDLNIILILIFIAGMGIGAEGVLMDTFISEVMPRKTRGKRLALAYTVVVTSAPIGALLATILEKNMPHDAWRIFLLFAGIGALVVWVTRFKMIESPRWLVSKGKYKEADEILTKIENNIMKEKNLNSLPEPEIRAEAKEEKSRYFDLFKPGIVEKTIMMFIFMFFQSALFYGFAALVPLFLGSRGINLNQIFAFTFVVYSGFLIGSIFNVFIIDKVERKYGLIISIIAVGIFGVLFAFSGNIYLALFMGFLTTFSLWNMSNFYHQYNAEIFPTQIRASATGTSYALSRLSSAILPTFIGTVIYKEYGIGGAFLVLWLFIIILVLDLYFLGPKSTGRKLEEIK is encoded by the coding sequence ATGGGGGAAGACAAAGTGAAACTAGAAGAAAAAAATTCGAAATCAAGTATCGCTGCTAGGCTTGAAAGGCTTCCTATGGGTAGCTTTCATTGGAATTTTTTGTGGATGATAACTGCTGGGGAATGGTTTGATACTCTAATTTTGTTGGGTTTAGGTATTCTTGTGGCGCTGATCGGTATTGGTTTTGGTTATCCATCAGGAAAGGGCCCTATAATACTGATTTCTTATGCCTTTTTTGGCATGCTCTTTGGGGCCATTATACTTGGGAGACTTGCTGACATTTTTGGTAGGAGAACAATGTATTTTTTCAATTTGTTAATATTTGGCATTCCTTTAATTGTTGCTGCATTTCTTGATGACCTTAACATTATCTTAATACTAATATTTATTGCGGGAATGGGGATAGGCGCTGAAGGCGTTTTAATGGATACATTTATAAGCGAAGTTATGCCAAGAAAGACAAGAGGCAAAAGGCTTGCTCTAGCTTATACAGTTGTTGTAACATCTGCTCCTATTGGCGCTCTGCTTGCAACAATTTTAGAAAAAAATATGCCGCATGATGCTTGGAGAATTTTTCTTCTGTTTGCAGGTATTGGCGCACTGGTAGTTTGGGTTACAAGGTTCAAGATGATTGAATCTCCAAGGTGGCTGGTTAGTAAGGGTAAATATAAAGAAGCAGATGAAATTTTAACGAAGATTGAAAACAATATTATGAAAGAGAAAAATTTAAATTCTTTGCCAGAACCAGAGATAAGGGCTGAAGCCAAAGAAGAAAAGTCAAGATACTTTGATCTGTTTAAACCTGGTATAGTAGAAAAAACAATTATGATGTTTATTTTTATGTTTTTCCAATCTGCTCTTTTTTATGGCTTTGCTGCATTGGTGCCATTATTTTTGGGAAGCAGAGGAATAAACCTTAATCAAATATTTGCTTTTACTTTTGTAGTGTATTCGGGCTTTTTAATTGGAAGTATATTTAATGTTTTTATAATAGATAAGGTCGAACGTAAATATGGGTTAATAATATCTATTATTGCCGTAGGGATATTTGGGGTCTTGTTCGCATTTTCAGGAAACATTTATTTAGCATTGTTTATGGGTTTTCTAACAACATTTTCTTTATGGAATATGTCAAACTTCTATCACCAATATAATGCAGAAATTTTTCCAACCCAGATCAGGGCTAGTGCTACGGGAACCTCTTATGCTTTAAGCAGATTAAGTTCAGCAATCTTGCCAACTTTTATTGGAACGGTTATTTATAAGGAATATGGCATAGGTGGAGCCTTTTTAGTTTTGTGGCTTTTTATAATAATTCTTGTGTTAGATCTATATTTTCTTGGGCCAAAAAGCACTGGCAGGAAGTTGGAGGAAATTAAGTGA
- the tcuB gene encoding tricarballylate utilization 4Fe-4S protein TcuB, whose translation MFDKNFEDARFSLNICNACRYCENICPVFKAIELRRTFSDNDIIYLANLCHDCRGCYYACQYAPPHTFDINIPKIFGTLRLETYKNYRNSKFSKDIVDKPHLFSIATFIVSFLFYTISSIINTGKLSLMGIVDQNDSFYSILPENFLIITMFIPFAISLTIYIKNLIDYCDYIGIKKGDFLKLFNHIRSLKSLVLLEFLDGGGYGCNYPGEEYSFSRRIYHQFVLFGFKITFISTLIAAFMSHILNISPPYTFTSLPVIFGSIGGALLLLGLTGLLYLRTKMDRIPYSENVSSMDINFIIILLLSVLTGFLVLLFRSTTFMPILLIIHLSIVITFFITLPFSKLQHAVFRYVSIYKFFSEINK comes from the coding sequence ATGTTCGATAAAAATTTTGAGGATGCAAGATTTTCACTAAATATTTGCAACGCATGCAGATATTGCGAAAACATTTGCCCTGTTTTCAAAGCGATAGAATTGAGGAGAACCTTTTCTGACAATGATATAATCTATTTGGCAAATCTTTGCCACGACTGTAGGGGTTGCTACTACGCATGCCAATACGCTCCACCCCATACTTTTGATATAAACATCCCAAAAATTTTTGGAACATTGAGGCTAGAAACCTATAAAAATTATAGAAATTCAAAATTCTCAAAAGATATCGTTGATAAGCCGCATCTTTTTAGCATTGCTACTTTTATAGTTTCATTTCTTTTTTATACTATCTCGTCAATAATCAATACGGGAAAATTGAGTTTAATGGGCATCGTTGATCAAAATGATTCATTTTATAGTATTTTACCTGAAAATTTTTTAATTATCACAATGTTTATTCCATTCGCCATATCATTAACCATCTATATAAAAAACTTGATTGACTATTGCGATTATATTGGTATAAAAAAAGGCGATTTCCTTAAACTCTTTAACCATATTAGATCATTAAAGAGTTTGGTTTTATTAGAATTCCTTGATGGAGGAGGCTATGGTTGCAATTATCCGGGTGAAGAATACAGCTTTTCAAGAAGGATTTACCACCAATTTGTATTGTTTGGATTCAAAATAACTTTCATATCTACTTTAATAGCTGCATTTATGAGTCATATTTTAAACATTTCGCCGCCATATACTTTTACCAGCCTGCCAGTAATATTTGGCTCTATTGGTGGAGCATTATTGCTTTTAGGACTAACTGGACTGCTATATTTAAGAACTAAAATGGATAGGATACCTTATAGCGAGAATGTAAGCTCGATGGACATTAATTTCATAATTATATTATTACTGTCCGTTCTAACTGGCTTTCTAGTTTTACTTTTCAGATCTACAACATTTATGCCTATTTTATTGATAATTCATTTAAGCATCGTCATAACCTTCTTTATAACGCTCCCCTTTAGTAAATTGCAGCATGCTGTCTTCAGGTATGTATCAATATATAAGTTTTTTTCTGAAATAAATAAATAA
- a CDS encoding NAD-glutamate dehydrogenase domain-containing protein translates to MSSQDFSTWRQEYERLSKDNEIASHYFSFFSDDYRLNVTPQEAIIDSNAFDSLIKEGQKQVRIIKQDQDLFFKIYSFCKIPLYEILPILKNLGLNAVYGNFYEIVANDKKILIQRYNIEVISNEIDKNAPIVQENFLAIINNVVENDELNTLATKEFLNFKQIDLLRTICNYLMQVDFNIKRKSLYTTLIKYSNISRLFIDLFDQKFNPNIEKSARKTGEISNKINNLLEDINNIQEYKILDAILNVIESTIRTNFYRDKPYHYISIKIDSAKITKMPLPRPMYEIYVHSYLMEGCHLRGGKVARGGIRWSDRKDDFRLEILELMKTQMVKNAVIVPVGSKGGFIIKQPNGDTQEKAIESYKTLIRGMLDVTDNYSVSNEKLRPTNVVCYDDFDPYLVVAADKGTAKFSDIANEIVQEEYNFWLKDAFASGGKYGYDHKELGITSKGALVCVKRHFRELGINLDNTSISIVGVGDMSGDVFGNAMIELKNIHLKAAFNGKEIFVDPNPDIEISYKERKRLFDNSLTWKHYNKELISKGGFVCSRDERSIPLSKEVKMFLETEKDNVSSDELVKLILKAKVDLLWMGGIGTYVKASSETHEEVGDKANDNVRIDANEIRAMVVGEGANLGFTQKARIEYALLGGKINTDSLDNSAGVDLSDQEVNLKILLNDLMKSKVIKDLNERNKILKKLTPEVVQRVLDHNYMQSLAVSLDEIRSKNEPEVFFELVEFLKNENLFNETEYSFPNKKILAARVDSRIGYTKPELSIMLSFLKMYIYTSLLKEANFDKHLVDKYVLLYFAPSTRQVYKDYIEKHLLKKEIASTYITNLVVNSNGVGAITKINMLTGFPYTSIIKTLIFIYDLLDVQNIRNEVFLYENKVEQTLIYQTIIDIFYAIERFATNQIYLFGDSIIEYVFKQEMLNYLEYYKENTIKDGIFKSKFENKVKELSKYFTEELSEKIAYNYFIDDFILAYYITRKTDKNFILTIETIERINERFGIQKTIDYINSIRVVNEWDRFAQFSMIKKYVLFIVKLTIKVLSDFNGNVDAFVAAKKQIFEDYNERLNTTSKLSASNLHPVLLLYDKLEELL, encoded by the coding sequence ATGTCATCTCAAGATTTTTCAACCTGGAGACAAGAATATGAAAGGTTATCAAAAGACAATGAGATAGCTTCTCATTATTTTTCTTTTTTTAGCGATGATTACAGGTTAAACGTTACACCTCAAGAGGCAATAATTGATAGTAATGCTTTTGATTCACTTATAAAAGAGGGGCAAAAGCAGGTTAGAATTATTAAACAAGATCAAGACTTATTTTTTAAAATTTATTCATTTTGTAAAATCCCTTTGTATGAAATATTACCTATTTTGAAGAATCTGGGATTAAATGCTGTATACGGCAATTTCTATGAAATTGTAGCAAACGATAAAAAAATTCTCATTCAAAGATATAATATAGAAGTCATTAGTAACGAAATTGATAAAAACGCGCCAATTGTTCAAGAAAATTTTTTAGCCATAATTAATAATGTGGTGGAAAATGACGAACTAAATACACTAGCTACGAAAGAATTTTTAAATTTTAAACAGATTGATCTATTAAGAACTATTTGTAATTACCTAATGCAGGTAGATTTCAATATTAAAAGAAAATCTTTATACACCACGTTAATTAAATATTCAAATATATCTAGACTCTTTATTGACTTATTTGATCAAAAATTTAATCCAAATATTGAAAAGAGCGCAAGAAAAACAGGTGAAATTTCAAATAAAATTAATAATTTACTCGAGGATATAAATAATATCCAAGAATATAAAATTCTGGATGCAATTTTGAACGTAATTGAATCAACAATTAGAACAAACTTTTATAGAGATAAACCTTATCACTATATTTCAATTAAAATTGATTCAGCTAAAATTACTAAGATGCCTTTACCAAGACCTATGTATGAGATATATGTACATTCCTACCTGATGGAGGGTTGCCATTTAAGAGGGGGAAAGGTTGCCAGAGGTGGCATTAGATGGAGTGACAGAAAGGACGACTTCAGACTTGAGATTTTAGAACTAATGAAAACTCAGATGGTAAAAAATGCAGTAATTGTACCTGTTGGATCAAAGGGTGGGTTTATAATAAAGCAGCCAAACGGTGATACCCAAGAAAAAGCTATAGAATCTTATAAAACTTTAATTAGAGGCATGTTAGATGTTACTGACAATTATTCTGTGTCCAATGAAAAATTAAGACCAACTAATGTGGTCTGTTATGATGATTTTGATCCATATTTGGTTGTTGCTGCTGATAAAGGTACCGCTAAATTTTCTGATATTGCAAATGAAATTGTTCAGGAGGAATATAATTTTTGGCTTAAAGATGCATTTGCTTCAGGTGGAAAATATGGTTATGATCACAAAGAATTGGGTATTACTTCAAAAGGTGCTCTAGTTTGTGTTAAGAGGCATTTTAGGGAGCTTGGTATAAATTTAGACAATACTTCTATATCTATAGTTGGCGTAGGAGATATGAGCGGTGATGTGTTTGGTAATGCTATGATAGAGTTAAAAAATATTCATCTGAAAGCTGCCTTTAACGGTAAAGAGATATTTGTAGATCCTAATCCAGATATTGAAATTTCTTATAAAGAAAGAAAAAGATTATTTGATAATTCTTTAACCTGGAAACATTACAACAAAGAACTCATTTCAAAGGGTGGGTTTGTGTGTTCAAGAGATGAGCGATCAATACCGCTAAGCAAAGAAGTAAAAATGTTTTTGGAAACTGAAAAAGACAACGTTTCTTCAGACGAGTTGGTTAAATTGATACTTAAAGCAAAAGTAGATCTTTTGTGGATGGGTGGCATCGGTACTTACGTGAAGGCTAGTTCCGAAACACACGAAGAAGTGGGAGACAAAGCTAATGATAATGTAAGGATAGATGCAAATGAAATAAGAGCAATGGTTGTAGGAGAAGGTGCTAATTTGGGTTTTACACAGAAGGCTAGAATTGAGTATGCACTTCTTGGTGGGAAGATAAATACAGACTCATTAGACAATTCTGCAGGAGTAGATTTATCAGATCAAGAAGTAAACCTTAAAATTTTGCTTAATGATTTGATGAAATCAAAAGTCATAAAAGATTTGAACGAAAGAAATAAAATTTTGAAGAAGCTAACACCTGAAGTGGTACAAAGGGTACTTGATCATAATTATATGCAAAGTTTAGCAGTATCTTTAGATGAAATAAGATCAAAAAATGAACCAGAAGTATTTTTTGAGTTGGTTGAATTTCTAAAGAATGAAAATTTGTTTAATGAAACTGAATACAGTTTCCCAAATAAGAAAATACTAGCCGCAAGAGTTGATTCACGCATTGGATATACTAAACCAGAACTTTCTATTATGCTATCCTTTTTGAAGATGTATATTTATACAAGCCTTTTGAAGGAAGCAAACTTTGATAAACATTTGGTTGATAAGTACGTTTTGTTATATTTTGCACCCTCAACAAGGCAAGTATATAAGGATTATATAGAGAAACATTTGTTAAAAAAAGAAATAGCTTCAACTTATATTACAAATCTTGTAGTTAATAGTAATGGGGTAGGCGCAATAACGAAAATAAATATGTTGACGGGATTTCCTTATACAAGCATTATAAAAACTCTAATCTTTATTTATGACCTTCTTGATGTGCAAAACATTAGAAATGAGGTTTTTTTATACGAAAATAAAGTTGAACAAACTTTAATTTATCAGACAATTATTGATATTTTTTATGCAATAGAGCGTTTTGCTACCAATCAAATATATTTGTTTGGTGACTCAATAATAGAGTACGTTTTCAAACAAGAGATGCTAAATTATCTAGAGTATTATAAAGAAAACACAATAAAAGACGGCATATTTAAATCGAAATTTGAAAACAAAGTAAAAGAGTTATCTAAATATTTTACTGAAGAACTTTCTGAAAAAATTGCCTACAACTATTTTATAGATGACTTTATTTTGGCTTACTATATAACAAGAAAAACAGATAAAAACTTTATACTTACAATAGAAACTATTGAAAGAATAAATGAAAGATTTGGTATTCAAAAAACAATTGATTATATAAATTCTATTAGAGTAGTAAATGAGTGGGATAGATTTGCACAATTTTCTATGATTAAAAAATATGTTTTATTTATTGTGAAATTAACGATAAAAGTGCTCAGCGATTTTAATGGTAATGTGGATGCTTTTGTTGCTGCAAAGAAACAGATATTTGAAGATTACAATGAAAGACTGAACACCACTTCAAAACTCTCTGCTAGCAACTTACATCCTGTTTTGTTGTTATATGACAAATTAGAAGAACTTTTGTAA
- a CDS encoding helix-turn-helix transcriptional regulator, with protein MSTDERKVIFDNLVNIANSISEMFGKNCEVAVHDLRTPERSLIHIAGDVTHRQTGAPITDLVLKVLKKSKDKAKDMVGYKSITKDGRILRSSTSFIRDKKGKIIGAFCVNFDVTEFIGTYNVFKDLLEKGSEYDKNETFAKNLNETIETLTQEAILSFKKQPSSFSPEEKIKFVSYLDEKGAFLIKGSVEYVASILGLSKFTVYSYLQKVRSSSNSNDD; from the coding sequence ATGTCTACTGATGAGAGAAAAGTAATTTTTGATAACCTAGTAAACATAGCTAACTCTATTAGTGAAATGTTTGGTAAAAACTGCGAAGTAGCTGTTCATGATCTTAGGACCCCTGAAAGATCTCTTATACATATAGCTGGGGATGTTACTCATAGACAGACGGGTGCTCCAATAACCGACCTGGTATTAAAGGTACTAAAAAAAAGTAAAGATAAAGCAAAGGATATGGTAGGTTATAAAAGCATTACGAAGGATGGAAGAATATTAAGATCGAGCACAAGTTTTATTAGAGATAAAAAGGGTAAAATTATCGGGGCTTTTTGTGTAAATTTTGATGTAACCGAATTTATAGGTACTTATAATGTTTTTAAAGATCTTCTAGAGAAGGGTTCTGAATATGATAAGAATGAAACATTTGCAAAAAATTTAAATGAAACTATTGAAACGCTTACACAAGAAGCTATATTGTCTTTTAAAAAGCAACCATCTAGTTTTTCTCCTGAAGAGAAAATAAAATTTGTTTCTTATCTTGATGAAAAGGGAGCGTTTCTTATAAAGGGTTCAGTTGAGTATGTAGCATCTATTCTTGGGCTATCTAAATTTACAGTATATAGCTATTTGCAAAAAGTTCGCAGCAGCTCTAATTCCAATGATGACTAA